One window from the genome of Pseudonocardia hierapolitana encodes:
- a CDS encoding ArnT family glycosyltransferase, with translation MSVVADTVPNLRPVRPPGPARRKLTRFERRASAGLLIGTAALYLWDLGSVGWGNIYYAGAVHGMAQDWTAFLFGSTDAGSVVTVDMPPGSLWAMALSARMFGLSSWSLLVPQALMGVGAVALLCAAVRRVTTSGAGLLAGAALALTPAAVATFRYNDPDALLVLLLVAAAYATVRAVEAARPRWLLLAGVLVGLAFLTNPAQALVPLPALALAYLVAAPTGFWRRVLHLLAAGVAVVVAGAWWYALVELRPSTTRPYIGGSRTDSALELAMGEGGLGRFLGSAPELERMTDARSAVLVGWLLPAALALLLVGLLLRSRAPRTDAARASLLLWGGWTATAALALAVSSYNSYDTVALAPGVAALVGIGSAVLWERRRRWAGRGTLALLVAGTVAWAWLLLDRTPEFVPRWVVVAAAAVVIGVVLVGAAVRRRGAAAVGTTMALMALAGPAAYAAHITATEGQDAGAHGPAAPGPELRELLRSTGRQWSAATVGTQNSATLALASDTTVMGIGGLSGNDPAPTLEQFQAIVAAGEVRWFVDAGPARGRASAISTWVQQTFQSTTADDSTVYDFAKPRP, from the coding sequence ATGAGCGTTGTCGCCGATACCGTCCCCAACCTCCGTCCGGTCCGGCCGCCAGGGCCTGCGCGGCGCAAGCTCACCCGCTTCGAGCGCCGTGCATCGGCCGGCCTGCTGATCGGCACGGCGGCCCTCTACCTCTGGGACCTGGGGTCCGTCGGCTGGGGGAACATCTACTACGCGGGCGCGGTCCACGGCATGGCGCAGGACTGGACCGCGTTCCTCTTCGGTTCCACCGACGCCGGCAGCGTCGTCACCGTGGACATGCCGCCCGGCTCGCTCTGGGCCATGGCGCTGTCCGCGCGGATGTTCGGGCTCTCCTCGTGGAGCCTGCTCGTGCCCCAGGCGCTGATGGGGGTCGGCGCGGTGGCACTGCTCTGCGCCGCCGTGCGCCGGGTCACCACCTCCGGCGCCGGGCTCCTGGCCGGAGCGGCCCTTGCGCTCACGCCTGCGGCCGTCGCGACGTTCCGCTACAACGACCCGGACGCGCTGTTGGTGCTGCTCCTCGTCGCTGCGGCGTACGCCACGGTCCGTGCCGTCGAGGCCGCGCGACCGCGCTGGCTGCTCCTGGCCGGCGTGCTGGTCGGGCTCGCGTTCCTGACGAACCCGGCCCAGGCCCTCGTGCCGTTGCCCGCGCTCGCGCTGGCCTACCTGGTGGCCGCCCCGACCGGGTTCTGGCGACGGGTGCTGCACCTGCTGGCCGCGGGCGTCGCGGTCGTCGTCGCCGGTGCGTGGTGGTACGCACTCGTCGAGCTGCGGCCCTCCACGACGCGCCCCTACATCGGTGGTTCCCGGACCGACAGCGCCCTGGAGCTCGCGATGGGCGAGGGCGGCCTCGGGCGGTTCCTCGGCAGCGCCCCTGAGCTCGAGCGGATGACCGACGCGCGGAGCGCGGTGCTGGTCGGCTGGCTGCTGCCCGCCGCGCTCGCGCTGCTCCTGGTGGGGCTGTTGCTCAGGAGTCGCGCGCCCCGCACCGATGCCGCCCGCGCGTCGCTCCTGCTGTGGGGCGGCTGGACCGCGACCGCGGCGCTGGCCCTCGCCGTCAGCAGCTACAACTCGTACGACACCGTGGCGCTCGCACCCGGCGTCGCGGCGCTCGTCGGGATCGGCAGCGCAGTGCTGTGGGAGCGGCGGCGGAGGTGGGCAGGCCGCGGAACACTCGCGCTGCTCGTGGCCGGCACGGTGGCGTGGGCGTGGCTGCTGCTCGACCGGACGCCGGAGTTCGTGCCCCGGTGGGTCGTCGTCGCGGCGGCCGCGGTCGTGATCGGGGTCGTGCTGGTCGGCGCGGCCGTCAGGCGCCGGGGAGCCGCCGCTGTGGGAACCACCATGGCGCTGATGGCGCTGGCGGGACCTGCCGCCTACGCCGCACACATCACGGCCACGGAGGGCCAGGATGCGGGCGCGCACGGCCCGGCCGCCCCCGGTCCGGAGCTGCGAGAACTGCTCCGCTCGACCGGGAGGCAGTGGTCGGCCGCCACGGTCGGCACACAGAACAGCGCCACCCTCGCGCTCGCCAGCGACACCACCGTGATGGGCATCGGCGGCCTCTCCGGCAACGACCCCGCCCCCACCCTCGAGCAGTTCCAGGCCATCGTCGCGGCGGGCGAGGTGCGCTGGTTCGTCGACGCCGGCCCGGCCAGGGGCCGCGCCTCCGCGATCTCGACCTGGGTGCAGCAGACCTTCCAATCGACGACCGCCGACGACAGCACCGTCTACGACTTCGCGAAACCGAGGCCATGA